Below is a genomic region from Zeimonas sediminis.
TGTCCAGGTTCACCGGATGCATCGCGCGGATGCCGGCGAAACGCTCGTCCATGTCCATCAGGTCGTAGAAGCGGTCGACCAGCGCGCGCACGCCGGTCTCGCCGCCCAGCGTCTCGAACACGCTGTCGCTCATGCTCGTCTCCGATTCTGATCGGGTCGGTCCGTGCCTCGTGATCGGCCCGCTTCAGGCCTCGCGAAGCGTGGCCAGCGGTGGCACCGACAGCACCGGCCTGAGGCTCAGCCAGCCGGCCACCAGCGCTAGCAGCATGCCAGCCGCCGCACCGGCCGGCAGCACAAGCCACTGCGGCTCGAACGGAAAGCGGAACACCTGCTCGGCCAGGATCCAGCCGATCGCGATCGCGCCGCCGGCCGCGAGCAGCCCGGCCAGCGCGCCGCCCATCGCCAGCTCGATCAGCTGGGCGCCCGCGAGCTGCCGGCGCGAGGCGCCGAGCGCGCGCATCAGCGCAGCCTCGCGGACCCGCTCGTCGCGCGAACTGGCCAGCGCGCCCCACAGCACGACGATGCCGGCGGCCAGCGTCAGCAGGAACAGCACCTGCACCGCCTGCACCACCTGGTCGATCATCGCCTGCACCTGTCGAACGATGTTGCCGGTGTCGAACACGGTCAGGTTCGGAAAGCGCGCGACCAGCTTCCGGTCGACCGCCTGGCCTTCCACGCGCGGCTGGTGGTAGGCGGTGATCAGGGTCTGCGGCTTGTCGGCCAGCGCCTCGGGCGACAGGATCATGAAGAAGTTGACCTTCATCGAGTCCCAGGCCACGCGGCGCACGCTGGTCACCTTCGCCTTGACGATCTCACCGGCGATGTCGAAGCCGAGTTCGTCGCCCATGGCCAGCCCCAGCGTGCCCATGATGCCCTGCTCCACCGAGACCTCGGCCTGGCCGGAGAACCAGGCTCCCTCGACCAAGGTGTTGTGGCCCGGCCGCTCGGCCGAATACGAGAGATTGAACTCGCGGTCGAGCATGCGGCGGGCGCGGTCGCCCTCGAAGTCGTCGGGTCCGACCTGACGGCCGTTGATCGAGACCAGCCGCCCGCGGATCATCGGGTACAGGTCGGGATCGATGCCCGCCCCGGCGAACTCGGCGAGCACCGGCTCGCGCTGGTCGGGCTGGATGTTGATCACGAAGCGGTTCGGCGCATCGGGCGGGCTGGCCGCGCGCCAGCCGTCGATCAGGTCGTTGCGGGTGACCGTGAGCAGCAGCAGCGCCATCAGGCCCACGGCCAGCGCCGACGTCTGCGCCACGGTCAGCGCGCGGCGCCGCGACCACGACGCGAAGGCCAGGCGGATCGACGGGTTGCCGGCCACGAAGCCGGCATGACGCACCGGTTCGAGCAGGCGGACCGCGGCGAAGGACACGCCGGTGAAGACCAGCGCACCGCCGGCGAAGCCGCCGACCGCGATCGCCGCGAGCTTGCGGTCGCCCGAGAACCAGAACAGCAGCAGCGCGAACGCGGCGAGCGCCAGCCCCGCGCTGCCCCAGGCCGAGGCCGGCGCAGCGCCGACCTCGCGCCGGAGCACCCGCAAGGGCGGCACGCCCGCCAGCCGCAGGAAGGGAAAGGCGCCGAATCCGAGCAGCAGCACGATCGCCGCGCCGCCGGCCTGCAGGATCGGGGCGATGCCAGGCATCGGCAGCGCGACCCCGATCAGCGGCTGGATCGCCCAGACCAGGCCGTAGTGCACCGCCCAGCCGGTGGCCAGGCCCAGCACCGTGCCCGCGAGGGCCACCCAGCCCAGCTCGAGCAGCAGCAGGCGCACCAGCCGCGAATGCGTGGCGCCGATGCTGCGCAGCACGGCCGCGCCGTCCAGGTGGCGCTCGGCGAAGCGGCGAGCGGCCAGCGCGATCGCGACCGCCGCGATCAGCGCCGACAGCAACGCGACCAGCGACAGGAACTGCTCGGCGCGCTCCAGGGTTGCGCCGAGCTCGGGCCGGCCGTTGTCGAGCGATTCGACCTTCTGGCCGCGCTCGAGCCGCTCGCCGACCCACTTCTCGAAGGCCGCCACGGCCGCCGGCTCGCCGGCCAGCAGCATCCGCCAGCTGACCCGGCTCGCCGGCTGCACCAGCTTCGTGGCCGGCAGGTCGTCGAGCGCGATCATCGCGCGCGGCGCGAAATTGACGAAGCCCGCGCCGCGGTCGGGCTCGAGCGTGATCACCCGGGACAGCCGGAACTCGGACTCGCCGAGCCGCACCGCGTCGCCGACCTTAAGCGCGAGCGCGTCGACCAGCTGCGGGTCGAGCCAGACCTCGCCGCGGACGGGCGCGGCCCCGGCCTCGCGATCGGGAGCACCCGGGGCATCGGCGACCCTGACCGCCCCGCGCAGAGGGTAGCCGCTCGACACCGCCTTGACCGAAGCCAGCTGCGGGAGCCCGCCACCCATGACCATGCTGGGAAAGACGACCGTTGCGGCGGTGCGCAGCCCGTCCTCGCGAGCGCGCGCGAGCCAGGCCTCCGGCAACTCGCGATCGGCGGCCACCACCAGGTCAGCGCCCAGCAACTGGCGCGCCTCGAGCGTGAGCGCCTCGCGCATCCGGTCGACGAACAGCCCGACGCTCGCGATCGCGCCGATCGCCACGACCAGCGCCGCGACCAGCAGCCGCAACTCGCCGGCGCGCCAGTCGCGCCAGGTCAGCCTGAGGGAGAAGAGAAGGTCGTTCATCGTGTCCAGAGTCCGGTCGCCGGCGGCAGGGCCGCCTTACCGGCCGCTTCATTATCCCGCATGGCTCGGGGCGCTAAGATCGACGCTGCGGCGCCGCGCGCCTTCGTGCCGCCAGCTTCCCCTTTCAAACCCTGCGACCCGAGGCCGACGACGATGACCGAACGAACGATGGAGCTCTCGATCGAGGACCGCGTGGCGCGGCTCACGCTGTGCCGCCCCGAGCAGATGAACACGATGAGCCCGGCCTTCTGGCGCGAGCTGGAGGACGCGCTCGACAAGCTGCAGCGCGACGCGCCGGCCCGCGCGCTGGTCATCGACTCCACCGGCAAGCACTTCACCGCGGGCATGGCCCTCGACAGCTTCGACTCGTCGATCGCGCTCGACGACTCGAGCGCCCAGTCGCGCGCCAACATCGCCGAGGTGCTGACCGACATGCAGCGCGCCTTCGACCGGATCGCGGGGCTGCGCATGCCGGTGATCGCGGCGATCCAGGGCGGCTGCGTGGGCGGCGGCGTGGACATGGTCGCCGCCTGCGACATCCGCTACTGCACGGCCGACGCGTTCTTCTGCATCCAGGAGATCAACATCGGCATGGCCGCCGACCTGGGCACGCTGCAGCGCCTGCCCAAGCTGATCCCGGAGGGCGTGGTGCGCGAATACGCGTACACCGGCCGCCGGATGCCGGCCTACCGCGCGCTGGCGGTCGGGCTGGTCAACGAGGTGTTCGACACCCAGGAGGCGATGCTCGAGGCCGCGATGCAGACCGCGACGGAGATCGCCGCCCGCCCGCCGGTGGCCGTGTGGGCGACCAAGCAGGCGATCGACTACGCGCGCGACCACGCGGTGGCCGACGGCCTGCGCCAGATGGGCTGGCTGCAGGCCGGCATGTGGGACACCGGCGCGGTGGTCGAGGCGATCCAGGCGCGCGGCGAGCGGCGGGCCGCGGAGTTCCCGGACCTGAAGCCGCTGCGCTACTTCGGCGACTAACCCCTGGGCAGGATCGCGACCTTGCCCTTCACACGGCGCTCCATCACGTCGCGCAGCGCCTGGGCGGCCTCTTCCAGCTTGTAGGTCTTCGTGACCGGCGGCTTGACCTTGCCCGAAGTGTAGAGCTCGAACAGGTCGCGCAGGTGCTGGCGGGTGACCGCCTGGTCGCGCTGCAGGAAAGCGCCCCAGAACACGCCGACCACCGACGCGCTCTTGAGCAGCGCGAGGTTGAGCGGCAGTTTCGGGATCTCGCCGGCCGCGAAGCCCACCACCAGGTGCCGCCCTTCCCAGCCGATCGAGCGGAACGCGGGCTCGGTGTAGGGGCCACCGACCGGGTCGTAGATCACGTCCGGCCCCTTGCCGTTGGTCAGCAGCTTGATCCGCTCGCGCAGGTCCTCGGTCGCGTAGTTGATCGTCTCGTCGGCGCCGCGCTCGCGGCACAGCGCGAGCTTGTCGTCGCTCGACGCGCAGGCGATCACCCGCGCGCCCATCGCCTTGCCGATCTCGATCGCCGAGATGCCCACGCCGCCGGCCGCGCCGAGCACCAGCAGCGTCTCGCCGGCGGCGAGCTTCGCCCGGTCCTTCAGCGCGTGCAGGCTGGTGCCGTAGGCCAGCACGTAGGCCGAGGCGGTCACGAAGTCCATGCCGTCGGGAATCGGCATCGTGCGCTCGGCCTTCACCGCGATCTCCTGCGCGTAGCCTCCCCAGGTGCTGCTGGCCAGCACCCGGTCGCCGGGCGCGAAGGCCTTCACGCCCTCGCCGACCGCCTTGACCACGCCGGCGACCTCGCCGCCCGGCGAGAACGGCAGCTCGGGCTGGTACTGGTACTTCTTCTGGATGATCAGCGTGTCGGGAAAGTTCACGCCGGCCGCGTGGACCTCGATCAGCACCTCGCCCGGCCCGGCAACCGGCGAAGGCACATCCTCGACGACCAGCGTCTCGGGCAGGCCCCAGTCCTTGCACAGCACGGCTTTCATTCGAACTCCTCCCTGAAAATGAAGGGACCGGCGCGCGGCCGGTCCCGGACTCGTCTCAGGATGGATGTTACGGCACGCCGGCGGCGAGCGCGCCGGGGCCGCCCCGCCGGCAGGGCCGGCGGGAGGCTGCAGGGCTCAGGGAGCCATCGGGAGCGACAGGTCGGTCCGGTCGCCAGCATTGAGGTCGACGTCGACCGGCGTGCCGGGCCCGTTGTCGCCGACGGCGACCAGCGTGAACAGGCCACCGTTGGCGCCCGCGCCCCCGTCGACATCCGCCGGCTCGACCGTCAGGGCGAAGGAGAACTCGCCCGTCACCGCGTCGGCGTTCTGGAAGGCCAGTTCGACGACGATGTCATTGGCGGTGTCGGCCGGATCGACGACCTTCTGCAGCACCCGGACCAGGGCCGAACCGGCCGGAGCGACGTTGCCCGAAACGGTGCGCATCGTCGGATAGCTCGTCACCGGCGGATCGCCGGACGTGACCTCCTCCACCGGCGTCAGCACGAGCGGATCGATCGCGAGGATCTCGCCGGCCACGACGGTCACGCCGGTCTGCACCAGCGGCCGGTAGCCCGCCTTGGTGACGACCAGGTTGTAGTTGCCGCCCTCGGCGACCGGCGCGAGCTTCCAGCTGCCATCGGCGTTCGGCGTCGTCGCGCGCAAGACGGTCACGGTGTCGGTGGACGGGTCGTAGACCTGCAACGAAACGCTCGCGTTCGCACCCACCGTCGCATCCGCGAACGAACCCGACACCGCACCGGCATCGAGCACCGGGATCACCGTGATGACCGGCTTGAGGTTGTACTTGCCGCTGTTGCCGGCCTTGACGATCGAGCGCGCCGCGTCGAAGTCGAGCACGATCTCGACGAGCTGGCCGTCCTCGACGGTAAAGGGCTTCGCGTTCAGCTTCAGGCCGCTCTGCTGGGCGCTGGGCGTCTTGAGCGGAAGCGGCTCGGTCGAGCCGTCGGCGAGCACCAGTTCGTTGTCGTTCGGGCCCGAGCCGAGCACCAGCCGGAACTGGTGGTACTGGCCGGCCGGCACTTCGATCGCACCGAGCTCGGCCAGCACGCCGTTTCGCAGCGTCAACAGGTCGATCTTCTTGGGCGGGTTCAAGACGATCTCTTCCCAGCCCCCGTCGCCCTCGGCGGCGGTCTCGTCCATGTGGACACGAACCTTCTCGACGGTGACCCAGACTTCCTTGTACTCGGGGGTGGCCGGCGCGTCGGTCATCTTGACGCTGAGCGTGCCGGTGCCGCTGGCGCTGCCCCCGCCGCCGCCGCAGGCGGCGAGCACGGAAGCCGCGAAGGCCATCAGGAGCATTCGAAG
It encodes:
- a CDS encoding NADPH:quinone oxidoreductase family protein, whose amino-acid sequence is MKAVLCKDWGLPETLVVEDVPSPVAGPGEVLIEVHAAGVNFPDTLIIQKKYQYQPELPFSPGGEVAGVVKAVGEGVKAFAPGDRVLASSTWGGYAQEIAVKAERTMPIPDGMDFVTASAYVLAYGTSLHALKDRAKLAAGETLLVLGAAGGVGISAIEIGKAMGARVIACASSDDKLALCRERGADETINYATEDLRERIKLLTNGKGPDVIYDPVGGPYTEPAFRSIGWEGRHLVVGFAAGEIPKLPLNLALLKSASVVGVFWGAFLQRDQAVTRQHLRDLFELYTSGKVKPPVTKTYKLEEAAQALRDVMERRVKGKVAILPRG
- a CDS encoding ABC transporter permease — encoded protein: MNDLLFSLRLTWRDWRAGELRLLVAALVVAIGAIASVGLFVDRMREALTLEARQLLGADLVVAADRELPEAWLARAREDGLRTAATVVFPSMVMGGGLPQLASVKAVSSGYPLRGAVRVADAPGAPDREAGAAPVRGEVWLDPQLVDALALKVGDAVRLGESEFRLSRVITLEPDRGAGFVNFAPRAMIALDDLPATKLVQPASRVSWRMLLAGEPAAVAAFEKWVGERLERGQKVESLDNGRPELGATLERAEQFLSLVALLSALIAAVAIALAARRFAERHLDGAAVLRSIGATHSRLVRLLLLELGWVALAGTVLGLATGWAVHYGLVWAIQPLIGVALPMPGIAPILQAGGAAIVLLLGFGAFPFLRLAGVPPLRVLRREVGAAPASAWGSAGLALAAFALLLFWFSGDRKLAAIAVGGFAGGALVFTGVSFAAVRLLEPVRHAGFVAGNPSIRLAFASWSRRRALTVAQTSALAVGLMALLLLTVTRNDLIDGWRAASPPDAPNRFVINIQPDQREPVLAEFAGAGIDPDLYPMIRGRLVSINGRQVGPDDFEGDRARRMLDREFNLSYSAERPGHNTLVEGAWFSGQAEVSVEQGIMGTLGLAMGDELGFDIAGEIVKAKVTSVRRVAWDSMKVNFFMILSPEALADKPQTLITAYHQPRVEGQAVDRKLVARFPNLTVFDTGNIVRQVQAMIDQVVQAVQVLFLLTLAAGIVVLWGALASSRDERVREAALMRALGASRRQLAGAQLIELAMGGALAGLLAAGGAIAIGWILAEQVFRFPFEPQWLVLPAGAAAGMLLALVAGWLSLRPVLSVPPLATLREA
- a CDS encoding DUF4382 domain-containing protein, coding for MKYLRMLLMAFAASVLAACGGGGGSASGTGTLSVKMTDAPATPEYKEVWVTVEKVRVHMDETAAEGDGGWEEIVLNPPKKIDLLTLRNGVLAELGAIEVPAGQYHQFRLVLGSGPNDNELVLADGSTEPLPLKTPSAQQSGLKLNAKPFTVEDGQLVEIVLDFDAARSIVKAGNSGKYNLKPVITVIPVLDAGAVSGSFADATVGANASVSLQVYDPSTDTVTVLRATTPNADGSWKLAPVAEGGNYNLVVTKAGYRPLVQTGVTVVAGEILAIDPLVLTPVEEVTSGDPPVTSYPTMRTVSGNVAPAGSALVRVLQKVVDPADTANDIVVELAFQNADAVTGEFSFALTVEPADVDGGAGANGGLFTLVAVGDNGPGTPVDVDLNAGDRTDLSLPMAP
- a CDS encoding enoyl-CoA hydratase-related protein, with amino-acid sequence MTERTMELSIEDRVARLTLCRPEQMNTMSPAFWRELEDALDKLQRDAPARALVIDSTGKHFTAGMALDSFDSSIALDDSSAQSRANIAEVLTDMQRAFDRIAGLRMPVIAAIQGGCVGGGVDMVAACDIRYCTADAFFCIQEINIGMAADLGTLQRLPKLIPEGVVREYAYTGRRMPAYRALAVGLVNEVFDTQEAMLEAAMQTATEIAARPPVAVWATKQAIDYARDHAVADGLRQMGWLQAGMWDTGAVVEAIQARGERRAAEFPDLKPLRYFGD